A window of the Lates calcarifer isolate ASB-BC8 linkage group LG18, TLL_Latcal_v3, whole genome shotgun sequence genome harbors these coding sequences:
- the LOC108897551 gene encoding microsomal glutathione S-transferase 1 isoform X1, translating to MGLCLRPNQLHVFMLKELYLTRVFNYWYLLVLHIILIWILTVVIYIKKCLDSRSVWRFGGVQETVLDKDGGPRHLGDKNLNNRGEPISNVSVVRLFLCSRSRLAPFLKSHHTTCKPAEMEKLMENDVFMAFSTYAAIVILKMMLMAPMTAYYRLTRGAFANDEDVSRKPAEERKKLLRAHPDVERVRRCHQNDLENIIPFVVIGLLYALSGPELSTALLHFRLFTGSRIFHTIAYVGALPQPSRGLSWMLGMLVTFSMAYRVLSTVVLL from the exons ATGGGACTCTGTCTTCGCCCTAATCAgttgcatgttttcatgctAAAGGAGCTATACCTCACCAGAGTATTTAATTACTGGTACTTACTGGTACTTCATATCATCTTGATTTGGATCTTAACAGTGGTCATTTATATTAAAAAG TGTCTGGATTCAAGATCTGTGTGGAGATTTGGAGGAGTCCAAGAGACTGTGTTGGACAAAGATGGAGGGCCCAGACATCTAGGAGATAAAAATCTGAACAATAGAGGTGAACCAATAAGCAATGTATCTGTG GTCAGATTGTTTTTGTGCAGCAGGTCCAGGCTTGCTCCATTTCTGAAGAGTCACCACACCAC CTGTAAGCCAGCAGAGATGGAAAAGCTCATGGAGAATGATGTATTTATGGCCTTCTCCACCTATGCTGCTATTGTCATTCTGAAGATGATGCTGATGGCGCCAATGACTGCATACTACCGCCTCACCAGAGGG GCATTTGCTAATGATGAAGATGTGAGCAGAAAACCtgcagaagagaggaagaagcttCTGAGAGCCCATCCAGATGTAGAACGAGTTCGAAG gTGTCATCAGAATGACCTGGAGAACATAATCCCCTTCGTGGTGATCGGTCTTCTTTACGCTCTGAGTGGCCCTGAACTTTCGACTGCTCTGCTTCACTTCCGCCTCTTCACTGGCTCGCGGATCTTCCACACCATTGCTTACGTTGGTGCTCTGCCTCAGCCCAGCAGGGGTCTGTCCTGGATGCTGGGCATGCTGGTCACCTTCTCCATGGCTTACAGGGTGCTCAGTACAGTTGTCCTCCTTTAA
- the LOC108897551 gene encoding microsomal glutathione S-transferase 1 isoform X12 — protein sequence MEKLMENDVFMAFSTYAAIVILKMMLMAPMTAYYRLTRGAFANDEDVSRKPAEERKKLLRAHPDVERVRRCHQNDLENIIPFVVIGLLYALSGPELSTALLHFRLFTGSRIFHTIAYVGALPQPSRGLSWMLGMLVTFSMAYRVLSTVVLL from the exons ATGGAAAAGCTCATGGAGAATGATGTATTTATGGCCTTCTCCACCTATGCTGCTATTGTCATTCTGAAGATGATGCTGATGGCGCCAATGACTGCATACTACCGCCTCACCAGAGGG GCATTTGCTAATGATGAAGATGTGAGCAGAAAACCtgcagaagagaggaagaagcttCTGAGAGCCCATCCAGATGTAGAACGAGTTCGAAG gTGTCATCAGAATGACCTGGAGAACATAATCCCCTTCGTGGTGATCGGTCTTCTTTACGCTCTGAGTGGCCCTGAACTTTCGACTGCTCTGCTTCACTTCCGCCTCTTCACTGGCTCGCGGATCTTCCACACCATTGCTTACGTTGGTGCTCTGCCTCAGCCCAGCAGGGGTCTGTCCTGGATGCTGGGCATGCTGGTCACCTTCTCCATGGCTTACAGGGTGCTCAGTACAGTTGTCCTCCTTTAA
- the LOC108897551 gene encoding microsomal glutathione S-transferase 1 isoform X11: MYLWSRLAPFLKSHHTTCKPAEMEKLMENDVFMAFSTYAAIVILKMMLMAPMTAYYRLTRGAFANDEDVSRKPAEERKKLLRAHPDVERVRRCHQNDLENIIPFVVIGLLYALSGPELSTALLHFRLFTGSRIFHTIAYVGALPQPSRGLSWMLGMLVTFSMAYRVLSTVVLL, from the exons ATGTATCTGTG GTCCAGGCTTGCTCCATTTCTGAAGAGTCACCACACCAC CTGTAAGCCAGCAGAGATGGAAAAGCTCATGGAGAATGATGTATTTATGGCCTTCTCCACCTATGCTGCTATTGTCATTCTGAAGATGATGCTGATGGCGCCAATGACTGCATACTACCGCCTCACCAGAGGG GCATTTGCTAATGATGAAGATGTGAGCAGAAAACCtgcagaagagaggaagaagcttCTGAGAGCCCATCCAGATGTAGAACGAGTTCGAAG gTGTCATCAGAATGACCTGGAGAACATAATCCCCTTCGTGGTGATCGGTCTTCTTTACGCTCTGAGTGGCCCTGAACTTTCGACTGCTCTGCTTCACTTCCGCCTCTTCACTGGCTCGCGGATCTTCCACACCATTGCTTACGTTGGTGCTCTGCCTCAGCCCAGCAGGGGTCTGTCCTGGATGCTGGGCATGCTGGTCACCTTCTCCATGGCTTACAGGGTGCTCAGTACAGTTGTCCTCCTTTAA
- the LOC108897551 gene encoding microsomal glutathione S-transferase 1 isoform X9 — translation MYLCRSRLAPFLKSHHTTCKPAEMEKLMENDVFMAFSTYAAIVILKMMLMAPMTAYYRLTRGAFANDEDVSRKPAEERKKLLRAHPDVERVRRCHQNDLENIIPFVVIGLLYALSGPELSTALLHFRLFTGSRIFHTIAYVGALPQPSRGLSWMLGMLVTFSMAYRVLSTVVLL, via the exons ATGTATCTGTG CAGGTCCAGGCTTGCTCCATTTCTGAAGAGTCACCACACCAC CTGTAAGCCAGCAGAGATGGAAAAGCTCATGGAGAATGATGTATTTATGGCCTTCTCCACCTATGCTGCTATTGTCATTCTGAAGATGATGCTGATGGCGCCAATGACTGCATACTACCGCCTCACCAGAGGG GCATTTGCTAATGATGAAGATGTGAGCAGAAAACCtgcagaagagaggaagaagcttCTGAGAGCCCATCCAGATGTAGAACGAGTTCGAAG gTGTCATCAGAATGACCTGGAGAACATAATCCCCTTCGTGGTGATCGGTCTTCTTTACGCTCTGAGTGGCCCTGAACTTTCGACTGCTCTGCTTCACTTCCGCCTCTTCACTGGCTCGCGGATCTTCCACACCATTGCTTACGTTGGTGCTCTGCCTCAGCCCAGCAGGGGTCTGTCCTGGATGCTGGGCATGCTGGTCACCTTCTCCATGGCTTACAGGGTGCTCAGTACAGTTGTCCTCCTTTAA